One window from the genome of Cryptococcus neoformans var. neoformans JEC21 chromosome 12 sequence encodes:
- a CDS encoding ABC transporter, putative has translation MTGVIGDDYSTPPHNNGNTDQLLGSTVTISEKRPQAPSPDDSEWNLASQLRADQELLKSRGLTPCKSLPLAWEHLSVRGVGGLDNIEYGSSMSTILAPWLRRKYRKKAALLAATRSDLPEAEKGDGDVMAWRPGMPTPKKGEPGLRKGERYLLRDFSGVVKSGEMMLVVGRPGSGCSTFLKILAGHRDGYAGVEGIVKYGTLQPDKDFQPYKSEVIFNSEEDLHDPNLLVGHTMDFALQMCTPSRDSRLPEEPAGNGMSRKKYQDRTKWELLKMFGLTHTHDTKVGDQYVRGVSGGEKKRVSIAEVLATKASVQMWDNATRGLDADTALRYAKTLRTLADIQRNTTVVSLYQAGNGIYDLFDKVTVIAEGRVIYYGPRAEARGYFEDLGFVHPDGGNTADFLTAVTATNERKIREGFTGPIPTTPAEFSTLYEKSDIARRMREELEAHLADPAVDEQTKKFKESVEKQKDRWASKSRPEKADFMTQVRAALIRDYQQRWGDKWTFWMRPATLLFQALIAGSMFYNMPVSTAGLFLRGGTLFLSLFFPSMISLGETTAVFSGRSVLSKHKGFSMYRPSALLLAQTIGDMPLYFVMIVMFTLIIYFMTGLKVDAGLYFIYLLFIYFTTLCTTALFRSIGYAFSTFNNASKASGFALLMLSMYAGYIIYTPQMHPWFSWIRWLNPFYYSLEAIMASEVYGLELECVSPQLAPYGGDYAQYNQGCAITGAEPNSITLDGTLWMESALNFYKSHVWRNFGILIAFWVFFLGFCALMIEMIPAAGSTKSVLLYKPGGGGKYIRNAQKNGASPRDEEDGPNDSQLNEKSQGTSDGTAAEVQAVNSVLTWKNLCYTVNANGQPRQLLNNIFGYCKAGTLTALMGSSGAGKTTLMDVLAARKTDGDIRGEILMNGKQLPISFQRTTGYCEQVDVHLPQATVREALEFSALLRQPRTLSDKEKLAYVDVIIDLLELHDIEDALIGTPEAGLGVEQRKRLTIGVELVSKPTLLFLDEPTSGLDGQSSYLIVSFLRKLAAAGQAVLCTIHQPSAALFARFDQLLLLKGGGNTVYFGPVSELTSYFEKQGVTIPKNVNPAERMIDIVSGDLSKGRDWAQIWLESDECKERARELEELKKAGADNTASVEGDEHEFASTNITQLKLVTKRASVQLWRDTEYVMNKVALHVLAALFNGFSFWKIGDAYADIQNRIFTIFLFVFVAPGVIAQTQPKFLHNRDIFEAREKKAKLYSWHAFCFAEIVAEIPYLLVCALLYFAPWYPTAGFSFKPGIAGAIYLQMTLYEFLYTGIGQFVAAYAPHEVFAALVNPLLIGILVIFCGVLVPYDQITAFWRYWMYYLDPFQYLLGGLVSRALWDVEVKCKSDEYAVFNPPEGMTCENYMSAFLSEAPGYLNNPNATSDCEYCVISKGSDYLKALNLEKKVDGWRDIALTFLFVLTSYGMVFLLLKLRSKRSKMAQ, from the exons ATGACAGGGGTTATCGGAGATGACTACAGCACACCACCTCACAATAATGGCAACACAGACCAATTGCTAGGATCTACAGTTACTATCTCTGAAAAACGACCCCAGGCACCCTCCCCCGATGATTCCGAGTGGAACTTGGCATCTCAGTTGCGA GCCGATCAGGAGCTCCTCAAATCGCGAGGATTGACACCCTGCAAATCTCTTCCATTGGCATGGGAACACCTTTCGGTCCGCGGTGTAGGTGGTCTGGACAATATCGAATATGGTTCTTCTATGTCTACGATTCTCGCACCCTGGTTACGACGCAAATACCGCAAGAAAGCTGCTCTCTTGGCAGCAACTAGAAGTGACTTACCAGAAGCCGAAAAGGGTGACGGTGATGTCATGGCCTGGCGACCAGGTATGCCTACGCCCAAGAAGGGTGAACCCGGCCTTCGTAAAGGAGAGCGATACCTCCTTAGAGACTTCTCAGGTGTGGTCAAGTCAGGAGAGATGATGTTGGTCGTCGGTCGACCAGGTAGTGGGTGCAGTACTTTCCTCAAAATCCTCGCCGGTCATCGAGACGGATACGCTGGGGTAGAAGGTATTGTCAAATACGGCACGTTGCAGCCCGACAAAGACTTCCAACCATACAAAAGCGAAGTCATTTTCAACTCGGAGGAAGACCTGCATGATCCTAATCTTCTCGTTGGTCATACAATGGATTTCGCTCTCCAGATGTGCACCCCATCTCGCGATTCAAGGTTACCTGAAGAACCTGCTGGCAATGGGATGAGTAGGAAGAAGTACCAGGATAGAACAAAATGGgagttgttgaagatgttTGGCCTTACCCATACACATGATACCAAGGTGGGAGATCAGTATGTTCGAGGTGTTTCCG GTGGTGAGAAGAAACGAGTTTCCATTGCAGAAGTGCTTGCCACCAAAGCTTCTGTCCAGATGTGGGACAATGCCACCCGCGGCCTCGATGCCGATACCGCTCTGCGATATGCCAAAACCCTTCGTACACTCGCCGATATCCAACGAAACACCACGGTCGTCAGTCTATATCAGGCGGGTAACGGTATCTACGATCTCTTCGATAAGGTAACCGTGATCGCAGAAGGACGGGTAATTTACTATGGACCACGAGCGGAGGCGAGAGGTTACTTTGAAGATCTTGGATTCGTTCATCCGGATGGAGGCAACACTGCCGACTTTTTGACTGCCGTTACCGCC ACGAACGAGCGAAAGATCAGAGAGGGCTTCACGGGCCCTATCCCCACCACTCCCGCTGAGTTTTCGACTCTTTATGAGAAATCTGACATTGCTCGTCGTATGCgagaagagttggaagcTCATCTGGCCGACCCTGCTGTAGATGAGCAGACGAAGAAGTTTAAAGAGAGCGTTGAAAAGCAGAAGGACCGATGGGCATCTAAGAGTAGGCCGGAGAAGGCCGACTTCATGACTCAG GTCCGTGCGGCATTGATCAGAGATTACCAACAACGATGGGGAGACAAATG GACGTTTTGGATGCGACCTGCTACTTTGCTCTTCCAAGCCTTGATTGCAGGCTCT ATGTTCTACAATATGCCTGTTTCTACCGCAGGTCTTTTCCTTCGAGGTGGTACTTTGTTCTTGTCTCTTTTCT TCCCCTCCATGATCAGTCTTGGTGAAACGACGGCCGTCTTTTCAGGCCGATCAGTTCTTTCAAAGCATAAAGGCTTCTCTATGTACAGACCTTCGGCCCTGCTGCTCGCTCAAACGATAGGCGATATGCCCCTCTACTTTGTGATGATTGTCATGTtcactctcatcatctATTTCATGACGGGTCTCAAAGTCGACGCCGGTCTGTATTTCATCTACCTCTTGTTCATCTATTTTACCACCCTTTGTACAACGGCGCTCTTCCGATCCATTGGTTACGCTTTTAGCACTTTCAACAATGCTTCCAAAGCTTCTGGTTTTGCGCTCTTGATGCTTTCGATG TACGCTGGCTACATCATCTACACCCCTCAAATGCATCCATGGTTTTCATGGATTAGATGGCTCAACCCTTTCTATTATTCTTTGGAAGCCATTATGGCTAGTGAGGTCTATGGGCTTGAACTCGAATGCGTTTCTCCACAACTTGCGCCTTATGGTGGTGACTACGCTCAATACAACCAGGGATGCGCAATCACCGGTGCTGAGCCCAACTCTATTACCCTTGACGGCACCTTATGGATGGAATCTGCTCTCAACTTTTACAAAAGCCATGTCTGGCGTAACTTTGGTATCTTGATTGCTTTCTGGgttttcttccttggttTCTGTGCATTGATGATCGAGATGATCCCAGCAGCTGGATCGACCAAGTCCGTACTGCTGTACAAACCAGGCGGAGGTGGCAAGTACATAAGGAACGCTCAAAAGAACGGAGCTTCTCCtcgagatgaagaagatggaccGAATGATAGTCAACTTAATGAGAAATCTCAGGGAACGTCAGATGGCACCGCCGCCGAAGTGCAGGCTGTCAATTC CGTTCTGACCTGGAAGAACCTATGCTACACTGTCAATGCGAATGGCCAGCCCCGCCAGCTTCTCAACAACATCTTTGGATACTGCAAAGCTGGTACCCTTACTGCTCTCATGGGATCTTCTGGAGCAGGTAAAACGACCTTGATGGATGTGTTGGCAGCGCGAAAGACCGACGGTGATATCCGTGGTGAGATTCTCATGAATGGCAAGCAACTTCCCATTTCTTTCCAGCGAACCACCGGCTATTGCGAACAAGTGGATGTGCACCTTCCTCAGGCTACTGTGAGAGAGGCTCTCGAGTTTTCTGCGCTTCTTCGTCAGCCTAGAACTCTTTCGGATAAG GAAAAACTCGCTTATGTCGATGTCATTATCGATTTGCTTGAGCTGCATGACATTGAAGATGCCCTGATCGGTACTCCGGAAGCCGGTCTGGGTGTTGAGCAGCGAAAGAGGTTAACCATCGGTGTTGAGCTTGTCAGCAAGCC AACCTTATTGTTCCTGGATGAGCCTACTTCCGGTCTTGATGGCCAAAGCTCTTATTTGATTGTATCCTTCTTAAGAAAGCTAGCTGCCGCCGGTCAAGCTGTTCTTTGTACCATTCACCAACCTTCCGCTGCTCTGTTCGCCCGATTCGAccagctcctgctcctcaaAGGCGGTGGTAACACTGTGTACT TCGGGCCTGTCAGCGAATTGACCAGCTATTTCGAGAAGCAAGGCGTCACAATCCCCAAGAACGTCAATCCGGCTGAACGAATGATTGATATTGTGTCGGGTGACCTTTCGAAGGGACGTGATTGGGCTCAGATTTGGCTTGAATCAGACGAATGCAAAGAGCGTGCTAGGGAACTGGAGgaattgaagaaggctggCGCCGATAACACGGCCAGTGTCGAGGGTGACGAGCATGAGTTCGCTTCGACAAACATAACCCAACTCAAGTTGGTCACCAAGCGAGCATCGGTCCAATTGTGGCGTGACACTGAATACGTGATGAACAAG GTTGCGCTGCACGTCTTGGCAGCCCTCTTCAATGGTTTCAGTTTCTGGAAAATTGGTGACGC ATACGCGGATATTCAGAACCGTATCTTCACAATTTTCCTGTTTGTTTTCGTCGCTC CTGGTGTAATCGCTCAGACCCAGCCTAAGTTCCTACATAACAGAGACATTTTCGAAGCGCgagagaaaaaggcaaagcttTACTCCTGGCATGCCTTCTGTTTCGCAGAGATTGTAGCAGAAATTCCCTACCTCCTCGTTTGCGCTCTACTCTACTTTGCCCCGTGGTATCCAACCGCCGGTTTCAGCTTCAAGCCTGGAATCGCAGGAGCCATTTATCTTCAGATGACACTGTATGAGTTCTTGTACACCGGTATTGGCCAGTTTGTGGCGGCATACGCCCCTCATGAGGTATTTGCTGCTCTTGTCAATCCTCTGCTCATTGGAA TCCTTGTTATATTCTGTGGTGTCCTGGTTCCGTATGATCAGATCACTGCTTTCTGGC GCTACTGGA TGTATTATCTCGACCCTTTCCAATATCTTCTCGGTGGTCTTGTCTCTCGCGCTTTGTGGGACGTTGAAGTCAAATGCAAAAGCGACGAGTACGCCGTTTTCAACCCTCCTGAGGGAATGACTTGCGAAAACTACATGTCAGCCTTCCTCTCCGAAGCGCCTGGCTACTTGAACAATCCCAATGCTACAAGCGACTGTGAATATTGCGTCATTTCAAAGGGGAGTGATTATCTCAAGGCATTGAatttggagaagaaggtggatGGGTGGAGGGATATTGCTTTGACTTT CTTGTTCGTCCTCACTTCTTACGGAATGgtgtttcttcttct TAAATTGAGAAGTAAACGTTCCAAAATGGCCCAGTAA